The following proteins are encoded in a genomic region of Magnolia sinica isolate HGM2019 chromosome 1, MsV1, whole genome shotgun sequence:
- the LOC131241341 gene encoding putative E3 ubiquitin-protein ligase RING1a isoform X4: protein MILNSSCFFNNNKEMMKNETTKKKEMIPMEALLIAAEKTTRIIRKTRTVMECLHRFCRECIDKSMRLGNNECPACRTHCASRRSLRDDPNYDSLIAALYPDIDKYEEEELAFHEEEKTRNKQSLIVGSIGQIQASIAQTLRRQSEALGRRRSVPKPTPAAFMRRSHRNAHLRARSRHGRDTGLAGSEDEDEDVNGNEGGKDSFSADEPCTEVRPKRCKRQRAAGSNLDGGCDENDDIEAGRDSRGASPARAGTPEVLVWGKGGTRSHTRHGSVSGLNGKNARSSRLSKLVDYLRSLEDNDDEFDVHLTLLPWDEKLPSLERPYLCCRPTVSVRHLRQFIALQLAVQAEELEILVKECLSTASMHCGSAVDPSSSTENPILKAQFDPCKEDKELQILDAQETLAGLHASCTTTRGNLVLVYRSRTKSQQT, encoded by the exons GGATCATCCGGAAGACGAGGACTGTCATGGAGTGCCTGCATCGCTTTTGCAGGGAATGCATTGACAAATCAATGCGACTTGG GAACAATGAGTGTCCTGCATGCCGCACACATTGTGCAAGTCGTCGTTCTTTGAGAGATGATCCAAACTACGACTCCCTAATTGCAGCTTTGTATCCAGATATTGATAAGTATGAGGAGGAG GAATTGGCTTTTCATGAAGAGGAAAAAACTCGCAATAAACAG TCTCTTATTGTAGGCTCCATTGGACAGATTCAAGCATCTATAGCTCAGACTCTCCGACGACAATCAGAAGCACTTGGTAGGCGACGTTCAGTGCCTAAACCGACACCAGCAGCTTTTATGAGGAGGTCGCATAGAAACGCCCATTTGAGAGCAAGAAGTAGACATGGTCGTGACACTGGGCTAGCAGGATCTGAAGACGAGGATGAGGATGTAAATGGCAATGAGGGAGGGAAAGATTCTTTTTCTGCTGATGAACCCTGTACAGAAGTCAGACCAAAGAGGTGCAAGAGACAGCGGGCTGCTGGCAGCAACTTAGATGGAGGGTGCGATGAAAATGACGATATAGAAGCTGGCAGGGACAGCAGAGGTGCTTCTCCTGCACGAGCTGGAACACCGGAAGTGCTTGTTTGGGGAAAGGGTGGCACACGGAGCCATACCCGACATGGGAGCGTAAGTGGCTTGAATGGTAAAAATGCACGGAGCAGCCGATTGTCAAAGTTGGTAGATTACCTCCGAAGCTTAGAGGATAATGATGATGAG TTCGATGTACATCTCACTCTTCTTCCTTGGGATGAAAAACTACCGAGTTTGGAGCGGCCGTACCTTTGCTGCCGGCCCACCGTGTCCGTTAGACATCTGCGCCAA TTCATCGCTCTCCAACTTGCCGTGCAAGCGGAAGAACTTGAAATATTAGTGAAAGAGTGCTTGTCTACAGCTTCAATGCACTGTGGATCCGCAGTCGACCCTTCATCCTCTACAGAAAATCCAATTCTAAAGGCACAGTTTGATCCTTGCAAAGAAGACAAGGAGCTGCAAATATTGGATGCACAAGAAACGCTTGCAGGGCTGCATGCGAGTTGCACTACCACTCGTGGCAATCTG GTTTTGGTGTATCGAAGTCGGACAAAATCGCAGCAAACTTAA